A window of Eubacteriaceae bacterium ES3 contains these coding sequences:
- a CDS encoding HK97 gp10 family phage protein, which translates to MAKIELKMPEDFLLKVSKLAERTDEILPKVLEAGCEVVLEKVKQNLSAVVGDEVKQKSRATGELEKALGMSPVKKDHQGDYNLKIGFSEPRTDGESNAKIANILEFGKSGQTPKPFLKPAKSKSRKACIEAMKAKLESEVSKP; encoded by the coding sequence GTGGCTAAGATTGAACTTAAAATGCCGGAAGATTTTTTATTAAAGGTTTCCAAACTAGCAGAAAGGACAGATGAAATTCTACCTAAAGTTTTAGAAGCAGGTTGTGAGGTCGTGCTTGAAAAAGTCAAACAAAACCTCAGTGCGGTTGTAGGCGATGAAGTCAAACAAAAAAGTCGAGCAACGGGGGAACTGGAAAAAGCACTGGGGATGTCTCCGGTCAAGAAAGATCATCAAGGGGATTACAACTTAAAAATCGGTTTTTCAGAACCTCGAACCGATGGCGAAAGCAATGCTAAGATCGCTAATATTTTGGAGTTCGGAAAAAGTGGGCAGACGCCTAAACCCTTTTTAAAACCAGCCAAATCCAAATCTCGTAAAGCCTGTATTGAAGCCATGAAGGCTAAACTTGAAAGCGAGGTGTCAAAACCGTGA
- a CDS encoding phage tail protein — translation MGNEKFGLRIGIEGEREFKNSLQDINRTFKVLGSEMKLVESQFDKQDQSLEAVTARNEQLNKAIDAQKDKIKTLEKALDNAATSFGENDRRTQNWVIQLNNAKAHLNKLENEVNKNEKALDGLEDGFNDAERQAGQFEKAIDRAGDQADNSSNKFSSLSGILKGVGIAMGSAFVAVGAAAVSSAKSLTDMTVGAAAYADEMITTSTVAGVSVESLQAYQYAAELVDVSMETLTGSMAKQIRSMASARDGSVDMIAAYERLGVSVSNADGTLRNGEDVYWETIDALGRMEEGAERDALAMEIFGRSAQELNPLIAQGSAGIAELTDEAKQMGAVMSDETIAQLGKFDDTLQRLNAGSSAAKNALGTVLLPQLQLLADDGVTLLGEFTKGLQEAGGDFDKISEVIGETVGGLANMVLQNMPQVIQVGMEIVGSIGGAMLENLPMLIDTANQLIFTLLEGLLSALPQLTDGALQLVLALVQGILDNLPAILESAMVMVATLIEGIAQALPELVPEIVECVMLMAQTLIDNAGLLLDAALALITGLAQGLINALPVLIEALPQLIESFINYFVSNLPLVIETGINLIIALITGLIAAIPKLIEALPQIIIALVRGFGQAAEAIYDVGINLVKGLWNGIVSMGQWIKEKVKGFFGGVVDNVKDLLGIHSPSTVFEDIGENMGAGVGVGFVNAMDKVATDMLQAVPTTLDVNMQTGSSRSSSQAIGATGEGSVPPIYIYTTVELDKKAVGHSLTPIVSKDLAFSLRGGKI, via the coding sequence ATGGGTAATGAAAAATTTGGCCTGCGTATAGGCATTGAAGGGGAACGTGAGTTTAAAAATTCTTTACAGGATATCAATCGAACCTTCAAAGTTTTAGGCAGCGAAATGAAACTGGTGGAGTCCCAATTTGACAAACAAGATCAGAGCCTTGAAGCAGTAACTGCCAGAAATGAGCAGTTAAACAAAGCGATTGATGCCCAGAAGGACAAGATCAAAACCCTTGAAAAGGCACTTGATAATGCCGCCACCTCCTTTGGTGAAAATGATCGCCGGACACAAAACTGGGTGATTCAGCTTAACAATGCCAAGGCCCATCTCAATAAGCTTGAAAATGAAGTCAACAAAAATGAAAAAGCCCTGGATGGACTTGAAGATGGGTTTAATGATGCCGAACGCCAAGCTGGTCAATTTGAAAAGGCCATTGACCGGGCAGGCGATCAGGCCGATAATTCTTCAAATAAATTTAGCTCTCTTAGCGGAATCCTAAAAGGGGTTGGCATTGCCATGGGATCCGCCTTTGTCGCCGTTGGTGCAGCGGCTGTTTCTTCTGCCAAATCCCTGACGGATATGACTGTCGGTGCTGCTGCTTATGCCGATGAAATGATCACTACTTCTACTGTTGCCGGGGTATCGGTTGAGAGCCTTCAGGCTTATCAGTATGCGGCCGAACTGGTAGATGTTTCCATGGAAACTTTGACCGGATCCATGGCCAAACAAATCAGGTCCATGGCATCTGCTCGTGATGGTTCTGTCGATATGATTGCCGCTTACGAACGTTTGGGTGTTTCTGTATCAAACGCCGATGGGACGCTTCGAAACGGTGAGGATGTCTATTGGGAAACCATCGATGCGCTTGGCCGAATGGAAGAAGGCGCTGAGCGTGATGCTCTGGCTATGGAGATTTTTGGACGATCCGCCCAGGAATTAAATCCCCTGATTGCACAAGGCTCAGCAGGCATTGCTGAACTAACCGATGAAGCCAAACAGATGGGGGCCGTGATGAGTGATGAAACCATTGCTCAACTTGGTAAATTTGATGACACTCTGCAGCGCCTGAACGCTGGTAGTTCAGCTGCCAAAAATGCGCTGGGGACAGTTCTACTTCCACAGCTACAACTGCTTGCTGATGATGGCGTAACCTTACTGGGAGAATTTACCAAAGGCCTCCAGGAGGCAGGCGGCGATTTTGATAAAATTTCTGAAGTCATTGGTGAAACAGTCGGCGGGCTGGCAAACATGGTTCTTCAAAATATGCCGCAAGTCATTCAGGTTGGTATGGAGATTGTGGGTTCAATTGGTGGGGCAATGCTTGAGAACCTGCCAATGCTTATTGATACCGCCAATCAACTTATTTTTACATTACTCGAAGGTTTATTGTCAGCTCTTCCACAGCTAACGGATGGGGCTCTTCAACTGGTGCTTGCACTGGTTCAGGGAATTCTTGATAACCTGCCAGCTATTCTAGAAAGTGCTATGGTGATGGTAGCAACACTGATTGAAGGGATTGCTCAGGCCCTTCCGGAGCTGGTACCTGAGATTGTTGAGTGTGTGATGCTGATGGCCCAAACCCTGATTGATAATGCTGGCTTACTGCTTGATGCCGCCTTAGCACTCATCACTGGTTTGGCGCAAGGACTGATTAATGCCTTGCCGGTTTTAATTGAAGCCCTGCCGCAACTGATAGAATCCTTCATCAACTATTTTGTCTCCAATCTTCCACTGGTCATTGAAACCGGAATTAACCTGATCATCGCCTTAATTACAGGCCTGATTGCGGCCATTCCTAAACTGATCGAAGCCCTGCCGCAGATCATCATTGCTCTGGTGAGAGGGTTTGGTCAGGCAGCTGAAGCCATTTATGATGTAGGAATTAACCTGGTTAAAGGTTTATGGAACGGGATTGTTTCAATGGGACAGTGGATTAAAGAAAAAGTAAAAGGTTTCTTTGGTGGTGTGGTTGACAATGTCAAAGATCTTTTAGGGATTCATTCTCCGTCAACCGTCTTTGAGGACATTGGTGAAAACATGGGAGCGGGTGTAGGAGTCGGTTTTGTCAATGCTATGGATAAAGTTGCAACTGATATGCTTCAGGCCGTTCCGACGACATTGGATGTCAATATGCAAACTGGATCAAGCAGGTCAAGCAGTCAGGCAATTGGAGCGACCGGCGAAGGGAGTGTTCCACCCATCTATATTTACACAACAGTCGAACTGGATAAAAAAGCCGTAGGTCATTCTTTGACCCCAATTGTTTCTAAAGATCTGGCTTTTAGTTTACGGGGAGGTAAAATCTGA
- a CDS encoding Fic family protein, protein MRKFDYTKLPDELMHYELMNLVSAIHEYKGKQELFIEAKPDILESMLEIAKIQSTGASNRIEGIYTSDERLDALVKFKAEPQNRSEREIAGYREVLSLIHENYDHIVPNTNVILQLHRDLYHFSPSSSGGKFKNSDNIIAETNAIGERRVRFQPLSAFETPNAIDRLTATFIEAMNTEKYDPLLLIPMFVLDFLCIHPFNDGNGRLSRLLTLLNLYRSGYIIGKYLSIEMIIENTKETYYEALYDSSIGWQEENNRYFSFVKYYLEVILRAYKEFSTRVELIQDRSLTKPERIRKLFDNTLQKLSKRMILEKCPDISKSTVETALASLLKEGYIIKIGAGRNTAYIRNTNK, encoded by the coding sequence ATGAGAAAGTTTGATTACACAAAACTTCCAGATGAATTAATGCATTATGAGTTAATGAATTTAGTCTCAGCCATTCATGAATATAAAGGAAAGCAAGAATTGTTTATTGAAGCCAAACCTGATATTCTTGAGTCCATGCTGGAAATTGCAAAAATTCAAAGTACCGGTGCATCAAATCGAATAGAAGGTATTTATACTTCCGATGAACGTTTGGATGCTCTGGTTAAATTTAAGGCAGAACCACAAAATCGGTCGGAGCGAGAAATCGCTGGTTATCGAGAAGTGCTAAGTTTGATTCACGAAAATTATGATCACATTGTTCCAAATACAAACGTCATCTTACAGTTACACCGAGATTTGTATCATTTCAGTCCATCTTCAAGTGGCGGTAAATTCAAAAATTCAGATAATATTATTGCTGAGACTAATGCAATCGGCGAACGGAGAGTTCGATTTCAACCACTTTCTGCTTTTGAAACGCCGAATGCAATCGATCGTTTAACCGCGACTTTTATTGAAGCAATGAACACAGAAAAATATGATCCATTGCTTCTAATTCCAATGTTCGTGCTGGATTTTCTTTGCATCCACCCATTTAATGATGGAAATGGCCGATTAAGTCGATTACTAACCTTGCTTAATTTATATCGCTCAGGATACATTATCGGGAAATACTTAAGCATCGAAATGATTATTGAGAATACAAAAGAAACCTATTACGAGGCGCTCTATGACAGCTCAATTGGATGGCAGGAAGAAAATAACCGTTATTTTTCTTTTGTTAAGTACTATCTTGAAGTTATCTTGAGGGCTTATAAAGAGTTTTCAACCCGTGTTGAATTGATTCAAGATCGAAGCCTGACTAAACCGGAGCGAATCAGAAAACTATTTGATAATACCCTGCAAAAGCTGTCAAAGCGAATGATTTTAGAAAAATGTCCTGACATTAGCAAATCGACAGTTGAAACTGCGTTGGCATCCTTATTAAAAGAAGGATATATTATTAAAATTGGAGCTGGGAGGAATACGGCTTACATCCGTAATACCAATAAATAA
- a CDS encoding phage portal protein, translated as MSRLRDLFHSRDKPKNYLDNNPFSFFFGGTTAGKTVNERTAMQTTAVYSCVRILAETIASLPLHIFEYTDDGKIKAPKHPLYRLLYQEPNNEMTSFVFRETLMSHLLLWGNAYAQIIRDGRGQVVGLYPLLPSKMTVDRAVNGELFYKYQSDKGDVVLRKEMVLHIPGLGFDGLIGYSPIAMAKNAIGMAIATEEYGSSFFANGANPGGVLEHPGVVKDPKRVRESWNTVYQGSGNAHRIAVLEEGMRFTSIGIPPEQAQFLETRKFQINEIARIFRIPPHMIGDLEKSSFSNIEQQSLEFVKYTLDPWVIRWEQSMQKALLSETDKQKYFIRFSVDGLLRGDYESRMAGYATGRQNGWLSANDIRELENLNRIPEDLGGDLYLINGAMTKLQDAGAFANIESEETNEEILELD; from the coding sequence TTGAGCCGATTAAGAGACCTATTCCATTCAAGAGATAAACCAAAGAATTATCTGGATAATAACCCCTTTAGTTTTTTCTTCGGCGGTACCACCGCTGGAAAAACAGTCAATGAACGAACTGCCATGCAGACGACCGCAGTATACTCGTGTGTACGAATCCTGGCTGAAACCATTGCCAGTCTGCCGCTTCACATTTTTGAGTATACGGATGATGGCAAAATAAAAGCCCCGAAACATCCCTTATACCGATTATTATATCAAGAACCAAACAATGAGATGACTTCTTTCGTGTTTCGAGAAACACTGATGAGTCATCTTTTATTATGGGGAAATGCCTATGCCCAGATCATTCGTGATGGCCGTGGACAGGTTGTGGGGCTGTATCCCTTATTACCGAGTAAAATGACGGTCGATCGAGCGGTCAATGGAGAGCTTTTCTACAAATATCAGAGTGACAAGGGAGATGTGGTGCTTAGAAAAGAAATGGTACTTCATATTCCGGGTCTTGGTTTCGATGGTCTCATTGGCTATTCACCGATTGCTATGGCCAAAAATGCTATCGGTATGGCCATTGCCACTGAAGAGTATGGGTCATCCTTCTTTGCCAACGGGGCCAATCCCGGAGGCGTGCTTGAACACCCGGGAGTGGTCAAAGATCCTAAGCGTGTAAGAGAAAGCTGGAACACTGTCTATCAAGGCAGCGGTAATGCCCACCGGATTGCTGTTTTAGAAGAAGGCATGCGCTTTACTTCGATCGGCATCCCACCGGAGCAAGCCCAGTTTCTGGAAACCCGGAAGTTTCAGATTAATGAAATCGCCCGGATTTTTAGAATCCCTCCGCATATGATTGGAGATCTGGAGAAGTCCAGTTTCTCAAATATTGAGCAGCAATCTCTTGAATTCGTGAAGTACACACTAGATCCCTGGGTGATCCGTTGGGAACAGTCCATGCAGAAAGCGCTACTCAGTGAAACGGATAAGCAGAAATACTTTATTCGTTTTTCTGTAGATGGGCTTTTACGTGGTGATTATGAATCCCGAATGGCTGGCTATGCGACAGGCCGACAAAACGGCTGGCTCTCGGCAAATGATATTAGAGAACTGGAAAACCTAAACCGTATCCCTGAAGATCTGGGCGGGGACTTATACCTGATTAACGGTGCCATGACAAAACTTCAAGATGCTGGTGCCTTTGCAAATATTGAAAGTGAGGAAACAAATGAAGAAATTCTGGAATTGGATTAA
- a CDS encoding Clp protease ClpP — MKKFWNWIKNEDEQRTLYLNGAIAEESWFDDDVTPQQFKNDLMAGQSDIDIWINSPGGDCIAASQIYNMLMDYKGNVTVKIDGIAASAASVIAMAGTTVKVSPTSLMMIHNPLTVAIGDSAEMKKAIQMLDEVKESIINAYELKTGQSRAKLSKLMDGETWLNANKALELGFADEMLFDEREVYENVENYSFSRQAVTNSLIEKLIPKPQKEVGIPVDIFEKRLNLIK, encoded by the coding sequence ATGAAGAAATTCTGGAATTGGATTAAAAATGAAGATGAACAAAGAACCTTATATTTAAATGGGGCAATTGCGGAAGAAAGCTGGTTTGATGACGACGTGACCCCGCAGCAGTTTAAGAATGATCTGATGGCTGGCCAAAGTGATATTGATATCTGGATCAATAGTCCGGGTGGTGATTGCATAGCCGCCAGTCAGATCTACAACATGCTGATGGATTATAAGGGCAACGTCACGGTCAAAATTGATGGGATTGCAGCCAGCGCAGCATCAGTGATCGCCATGGCTGGGACAACAGTAAAAGTATCTCCAACCAGCCTGATGATGATCCACAATCCCTTAACAGTTGCGATTGGTGATAGCGCAGAAATGAAAAAAGCCATTCAGATGCTTGATGAAGTGAAGGAAAGTATCATCAATGCCTATGAATTAAAAACCGGCCAATCACGAGCGAAGCTCTCAAAGTTGATGGATGGTGAAACCTGGCTCAATGCCAATAAAGCACTGGAGCTTGGATTTGCTGATGAAATGCTCTTTGATGAGCGTGAGGTATACGAAAATGTCGAGAATTACAGCTTTTCAAGACAGGCAGTGACCAATTCCCTGATCGAAAAGCTGATCCCAAAACCACAAAAAGAAGTAGGAATACCGGTTGATATCTTTGAAAAAAGACTAAATTTAATCAAATAA
- a CDS encoding phage tail protein: MAQIGLKYLICSKLTETESAATYSDGRVMAYAIKAEMNIEINEGVLRGDDRIIENIKEFKSGKLTLNGDHLDYETRALILGHTLSTIDSTTNKQLTSKGSDDGSFVGVGFYATSIKNNVRGFRAIWLTKVKFGVPSESMETRGESINFQTPTIEGTISTNVLDVWKEEATFPTEAEAKTWLDTMASIGGTEG; the protein is encoded by the coding sequence ATGGCACAAATTGGACTAAAATATCTCATTTGTTCTAAGCTAACAGAAACCGAATCTGCTGCTACCTATTCCGATGGCCGGGTAATGGCTTATGCCATTAAAGCTGAAATGAACATCGAGATTAATGAAGGGGTGCTGCGTGGTGATGATCGCATTATTGAAAATATCAAAGAATTCAAGTCCGGGAAACTGACCCTAAACGGCGATCATCTGGACTATGAAACAAGGGCTTTGATTCTTGGGCACACCCTGTCAACCATTGATTCAACGACCAATAAGCAATTGACCTCAAAAGGATCAGATGATGGATCTTTTGTCGGAGTTGGTTTTTATGCTACTAGTATTAAAAATAATGTTCGTGGCTTTCGAGCCATCTGGCTGACTAAAGTGAAGTTTGGTGTGCCTTCAGAAAGTATGGAAACCCGTGGAGAATCCATTAACTTTCAGACACCGACTATTGAAGGTACCATCTCAACCAATGTTTTGGATGTCTGGAAAGAAGAAGCAACCTTTCCAACGGAAGCTGAAGCCAAAACCTGGCTGGATACTATGGCGAGTATTGGAGGAACTGAAGGATGA
- a CDS encoding head-tail adaptor protein, with translation MSFGKMNTRMDLVTLEPIKDEQGFATTAETIVASVRAYKEDRHGNESWKNRAIFSKASALFRFRAIPSLTVTTSMMITCENNRYNIISVENVKGRGMYLEVLCEKVEVSG, from the coding sequence ATGAGCTTTGGAAAAATGAATACCCGGATGGATCTGGTTACCCTTGAACCCATTAAAGATGAACAGGGCTTTGCAACAACGGCTGAAACTATCGTTGCTTCGGTTAGAGCTTACAAAGAAGATCGACATGGCAATGAAAGCTGGAAAAATCGGGCAATATTCTCGAAAGCCTCAGCGCTTTTTCGTTTCAGAGCTATTCCGAGTCTTACAGTGACAACCAGTATGATGATTACCTGTGAAAACAATCGATACAATATTATTTCAGTAGAAAATGTGAAAGGACGCGGGATGTATCTGGAAGTTCTTTGTGAAAAGGTGGAAGTAAGTGGCTAA
- a CDS encoding head fiber protein, whose product MSYTTKNYTEQGGEKTVIGGTLEIKEGALLLGMPQADFQADSSATTVTELVTDFNALLAKLKSAGLLKTE is encoded by the coding sequence ATGAGCTATACAACTAAAAACTATACTGAACAGGGCGGCGAAAAGACCGTCATTGGCGGCACCCTTGAAATAAAAGAGGGTGCTCTTTTATTGGGAATGCCCCAGGCTGATTTTCAGGCAGACAGCAGCGCTACAACTGTCACTGAGCTGGTAACTGATTTTAATGCCCTACTTGCAAAACTAAAATCAGCCGGACTACTGAAAACGGAATAA
- a CDS encoding head-tail connector protein: MLLEKVKANLILEHDEDDALLEELILTAVSYAESYQKKEDGYYSQNDMHPTTERAVIMLSSHFYESRDGSTAGFFSDNVQASNQVWMVVNRLLDLNKDWKV; this comes from the coding sequence ATGCTGTTAGAAAAAGTTAAAGCCAATCTGATACTTGAACATGATGAAGATGATGCCCTGCTGGAAGAACTGATTCTGACAGCTGTTTCGTATGCAGAAAGCTATCAGAAAAAAGAAGATGGTTATTATTCACAAAACGATATGCATCCCACCACTGAGCGGGCGGTGATTATGTTGTCATCTCACTTTTATGAGAGTCGAGATGGCAGCACCGCCGGATTTTTTTCGGATAATGTGCAGGCCAGTAATCAAGTATGGATGGTTGTAAATCGGCTTTTGGATCTGAATAAAGACTGGAAGGTATAA
- a CDS encoding phage major capsid protein gives MNKILELRENRAKIWEAAKIFLDDKRNQDGLLAAADIEVYEKMETDVVNLGKEIDRLERQQAMDLEFAKPINTPITEKPAGLPEAKTGRGSDEYSQSFWNAMRNKSLSFEISNALQIGSDSEGGYLVPDEFERTLVEGLEEENIFRTLAKVITTASGDRKIPVVASKGSASWIEEEGATPESDDSFGQVSISAYKLGTLLKVSEELLNDSIFNLESYIAKEFSRRIGAKEEEAFFIGDGLGKPTGIFNATGGAEEGVTAASATAITVDEIMDLYYSLKSPYRKNANFILNDATIKAIRKLKDGNGNYIWQPSITAGTPDTILNSPVKTSSYVPTIAAGAKTIAFGDFSYYWVADRQGRSFKRLNELYATTGQVGFMATQRVDGKLILPEAIKVLKQKA, from the coding sequence ATGAATAAAATTTTAGAATTACGTGAGAATCGAGCCAAAATCTGGGAAGCTGCAAAAATATTCCTGGATGATAAAAGAAATCAGGACGGCTTATTAGCTGCTGCTGATATTGAGGTCTATGAAAAAATGGAAACGGATGTGGTGAATCTGGGAAAAGAAATTGACCGCCTTGAGCGTCAACAGGCCATGGATCTTGAGTTTGCCAAGCCGATTAATACCCCAATTACCGAAAAACCTGCGGGACTGCCAGAGGCCAAAACTGGACGAGGTAGTGATGAGTATTCACAGTCATTTTGGAATGCCATGCGTAATAAAAGCCTGAGCTTTGAAATCTCTAACGCATTGCAAATTGGGAGCGACAGCGAAGGGGGATACTTGGTCCCTGATGAATTTGAGCGCACTCTGGTGGAAGGCTTGGAAGAAGAAAATATCTTTAGAACCCTAGCCAAGGTGATTACCACTGCCAGTGGTGATCGTAAAATTCCGGTCGTTGCTTCAAAAGGATCCGCATCGTGGATTGAAGAAGAAGGGGCAACTCCAGAGAGTGATGATTCTTTTGGACAGGTTTCCATCAGTGCTTATAAACTGGGAACATTGCTTAAAGTGTCTGAAGAGCTCCTGAATGATTCCATCTTTAACCTGGAATCCTACATCGCCAAGGAGTTTTCACGACGAATTGGGGCAAAGGAAGAAGAAGCTTTCTTTATTGGCGACGGCCTTGGTAAACCAACCGGGATTTTTAATGCGACAGGTGGCGCAGAGGAAGGGGTAACCGCTGCCAGCGCAACAGCCATCACCGTTGATGAGATCATGGATCTCTATTATTCGCTTAAATCCCCGTACCGAAAAAACGCAAACTTCATTTTAAATGATGCTACCATCAAAGCCATTCGAAAACTGAAAGACGGGAATGGCAATTATATCTGGCAACCATCAATCACCGCGGGTACACCGGATACCATTCTTAATAGCCCAGTTAAAACATCGTCTTATGTACCAACCATTGCAGCTGGCGCAAAGACTATCGCTTTCGGGGACTTTAGCTATTACTGGGTAGCCGATCGTCAGGGTCGTTCATTCAAACGACTTAATGAACTTTACGCAACTACTGGACAGGTTGGCTTTATGGCTACCCAGCGAGTGGACGGGAAACTGATTCTTCCTGAAGCCATTAAAGTCCTGAAACAGAAGGCGTAA